The following are encoded together in the Desertifilum tharense IPPAS B-1220 genome:
- a CDS encoding metallophosphoesterase has product MSLSFRFAIISDLHIALPQTIWDHPSRFHLVEVSIPALEQALTHLGELDLDFLLLPGDLTQHGEPENHAWLQQRLAKLPYPVYVVPGNHDVPVLEACDRAIGFAEFPHYYRKYGYRDPSQLYYSCEVLPGVRLIGLNSNQFDDRGKQLGYLDRPQLAWLETVLAQIKDEIVLVMVHHNVIEHLPDQAKHPLGQRYMLANAPVLLDLLHQARVKLIFTGHLHVQDIATSQNLYEITTGSLVSYPHPYRILQFHQDDRGHQELHIESHRIEGVPQWPQLGQTSREWMGDRSKPFMLRLLTHSPAQLTPEAAEEYVESLRYFWADIAQGDSLFEFPHFPPSLQAYFRRFGAVDDRGKPRFIDNHATLIL; this is encoded by the coding sequence ATGAGTCTCAGTTTCCGCTTTGCGATTATTAGCGACTTGCATATTGCACTCCCCCAAACCATTTGGGATCATCCGAGTCGCTTTCACCTGGTAGAAGTTAGCATTCCTGCCTTAGAACAGGCTTTAACGCACTTAGGCGAATTGGATCTTGATTTTCTCTTATTACCGGGAGATTTAACTCAGCACGGCGAACCTGAGAATCATGCTTGGTTGCAACAACGACTGGCAAAACTGCCTTATCCAGTCTACGTTGTTCCCGGCAATCATGACGTTCCCGTTCTCGAAGCGTGCGATCGCGCTATTGGGTTCGCCGAGTTTCCCCACTACTATCGCAAATACGGCTATCGCGATCCCAGCCAACTGTACTATAGCTGCGAAGTTTTACCGGGCGTGCGGCTGATTGGCTTAAATTCCAATCAATTTGACGATCGCGGCAAGCAACTGGGATATTTAGATCGCCCCCAACTGGCTTGGTTAGAAACGGTCTTAGCCCAAATCAAAGATGAGATCGTGTTGGTGATGGTGCATCATAACGTTATCGAACATCTACCCGATCAAGCCAAGCATCCCCTCGGACAGCGGTATATGCTGGCGAATGCGCCTGTATTATTAGACCTGTTGCATCAAGCCAGAGTGAAGCTGATTTTTACCGGCCACTTGCACGTTCAAGATATCGCCACAAGTCAAAATCTTTATGAAATTACCACGGGTTCCTTAGTTAGCTATCCCCATCCCTATCGGATTTTACAATTTCACCAAGACGATCGCGGACATCAGGAGTTGCACATCGAATCGCATCGGATCGAAGGGGTTCCCCAGTGGCCGCAATTAGGGCAAACTTCCAGAGAGTGGATGGGCGATCGCTCTAAGCCCTTTATGTTAAGATTGCTGACTCATTCTCCCGCCCAACTCACCCCGGAAGCAGCCGAAGAGTATGTCGAGAGTTTGCGGTATTTTTGGGCTGATATTGCCCAAGGGGATAGTTTATTTGAGTTTCCCCACTTTCCCCCCAGTTTGCAAGCTTACTTTCGGCGCTTTGGGGCAGTTGACGATCGGGGGAAGCCCCGGTTCATTGATAATCATGCCACACTGATCCTATAG